The region AGCACCGCCAACATCGCGAAAACCACCTCGAACGCGGAAATTATTACTCCTCATCTTAATGTCGATGGCCTCGTCCGGCACTTCTGGCAACTGCCTGCTAAAGCGGTCGCGGATCGCAAAGATATCGTACTGGCATTCACCGCCCTTGCCTCTTAAAGCTTTTTTACCCGGCTCGCACGGATTGCCGTCATCATCGGTCAGCAGTACACCTTCTTCAAAAAGAGGCGCGTAAGGAATTCCGTACCGACGGCGGTCGAGATTGAAGGAACCCGCCATAAACCATTTGTCTGCGTAGTGTCCAAAGCTCCCGTGGCCGCCGAATGAACGAGCCGCCGAGTTCGGTATCTCACCAAAGGGCGTTTTGTAATCGCCCTCACGGATGTAATTGGCGTTAGCGTTGAACAGGGACTTGCCGAAACCATATTCGACACCGCCCGAAGCGCCGCCCTGTTTGTTGTTGGTCGCACCGAGGCCGGTGAAGTTCCCGCGAAAACCTTCGTGTGCTTGATTCTCGTCAGAGCTGACCGCATTTATCACGCCGCCAATGGCGTTCGAGCCGTAAAGCAGCGTCGCCGGGCCTTTTAGAATCTCGATACGCTCAAGGTTGAGCGAATCTATCGGTTCACCGTGATCGCCCGATTGCGATGCAAGCGAACCGGTGCGGATGCCGTCTTGGACTACCAACACGCGGTCGCCGTCAAAGCCGCGAATAACAGGTCGAGCTGCTCCAGGACCAAATGCCCGTTTTCCGACCCCTGATTCACGCTCGAGGACTTCACCTATAGATGTGCTCGCTTGCTCCCTTATACGGGTGGCTCCCACGGCATTGACCGACTGAAATGACTCAAATACCGACTCCTCGCTGCCGGTGGCCGTTACAGTAACTTCCTCGCGCAGGGCAGTCAGGCTTAGTGCAAAATCGATGTTTGACGTCGCTCCGCTGGCGACGACGACGCTCTGTGCCTGATCGGAAAAACCGTCGGTATGGGTTACGAGCGTGTACCTGCCCGGCATAACGTTAGCAAATTCATAGACACCATTCTCATTGGTCTCGACGGAACGGCCGAGCTGCGTTATTTGAACCGTGACATTGGCAAGCGGGGCGTTATTTACCTGACTTGTTACACCACCACGGATGGTGCCGTTGGACTGGGCTAATGAAGTGACTGCGCAGAAAATAACAATAAGTAATGGTTTCAATAGATTATTCATAGTGGTTTTAATGCGGGCTGAGAGAGAATTAATTGTGCTTGGATCTGTAATCACAGCATCTTGGAGCAAAAGGTTGTTCGAAAATGTAGGATGATTTGCCGACTTTGGATCGGTTTCATCGCATTGTTCACATTCTCGACACAGGCGCCTGTTGAGAATATGCGAAGCGGTTATCAAGCCTGCCCCAAACAAAACAAAGACCGTTTCACCGATGATATTTTCCGGAAAGAGAATATCCGCGAAAAACAACAGGCCGATCCCGTTAATAAATAAAAGCAGTGTTCGTATCTTGCCGTGTTGTTTGAAATAGCCCGGCAAAAGGCTAACGGCCGCTACCAAAACGGAAAGTCCTAAAAATACGAATCCAAATCCTTCATCAGCCAAGAATGAAAGACCGATAAGAGGCAAAAAAGAAATTAGAAACGGCATCGCCAGACAGTGAATTGCGCATGCCCACGAAACCACCGCACCGGTTTTATCCCAAAAGCCGCCGGTAAGCCGCATAGAGCCGCTATTCTTGTCGGTGCTTTGAGAAAAACAAACAGCGCTTCCCAAAAGGATCCCTACGGAAAAAACAAAAATT is a window of Chloracidobacterium sp. DNA encoding:
- a CDS encoding TonB-dependent receptor, with amino-acid sequence MNTIFVFSVGILLGSAVCFSQSTDKNSGSMRLTGGFWDKTGAVVSWACAIHCLAMPFLISFLPLIGLSFLADEGFGFVFLGLSVLVAAVSLLPGYFKQHGKIRTLLLFINGIGLLFFADILFPENIIGETVFVLFGAGLITASHILNRRLCRECEQCDETDPKSANHPTFSNNLLLQDAVITDPSTINSLSARIKTTMNNLLKPLLIVIFCAVTSLAQSNGTIRGGVTSQVNNAPLANVTVQITQLGRSVETNENGVYEFANVMPGRYTLVTHTDGFSDQAQSVVVASGATSNIDFALSLTALREEVTVTATGSEESVFESFQSVNAVGATRIREQASTSIGEVLERESGVGKRAFGPGAARPVIRGFDGDRVLVVQDGIRTGSLASQSGDHGEPIDSLNLERIEILKGPATLLYGSNAIGGVINAVSSDENQAHEGFRGNFTGLGATNNKQGGASGGVEYGFGKSLFNANANYIREGDYKTPFGEIPNSAARSFGGHGSFGHYADKWFMAGSFNLDRRRYGIPYAPLFEEGVLLTDDDGNPCEPGKKALRGKGGECQYDIFAIRDRFSRQLPEVPDEAIDIKMRSNNFRVRGGFRDVGGAIPQGNFSINYTRYRHDEIETADAVDTVATSFTNNTFSYRGVFQQAKSGPLSGQFGFEGYARDYLTVGAEQLIDGKVKQNNFAFFGLEELSFGRVALQFGGRVESNRFRPANTTLYIERDFTGFSGAAAARIGLWEGGSFVANFTSAYRSPSIEELYNEGAHIGTVTFEIGDQNLVRERSNGIELSLRHRAKRVRFSGSFFYYKIDNFVFIAPQDEDGNGNVDVEDNLPIGAYRQNDARFMGADFTFDADIKKWLGTFFIADAVNAELRGTSSTPLPRITPARIRAGLDLRYKGLSVRPEGVFVGARKIDDVFILETPTAGYGLFNVNASYTVASDRMAHIFSLGTSNLGNRLYRNHLSFIKDLAPEPGRGLRLSYTMRFF